The following are encoded together in the Cynocephalus volans isolate mCynVol1 chromosome 4, mCynVol1.pri, whole genome shotgun sequence genome:
- the LOC134375842 gene encoding high mobility group protein B1-like: protein MGKGDPKKPRGKMSSYAFFVQTCREEHKKKHPDASVNFSEFSKKCSERWKTMSAKEKGKFEDMAKADKARYEREMKTYIPPKGETKKKFKDPNAPKRPPSAFFLFCSEYRPKIKGERPGLSIGDVAKKLGEMWNNTAADDKQPYEKKAAKLKEKYEKDIAAYRAKGKPDAAKKGVVKAEISKKKKEEEEDDEDEEDEKEEEDEEDEEEEEDDDDE, encoded by the coding sequence atgggcaaaggagatcCTAAGAAGCCGAGAGGCAAAATGTCATCATATGCATTCTTTGTGCAAACTTGTCGGGAGGAGCACAAGAAGAAGCACCCAGATGCTTCAGTCAACTTCTCAGAGTTTTCTAAGAAGTGCTCAGAGAGGTGGAAGACCATGTCtgctaaagagaaaggaaaatttgaagacaTGGCAAAGGCGGACAAGGCCCgttatgaaagagaaatgaaaacatatatccctcctaaaggggaaacaaaaaagaagttcAAGGATCCCAATGCACCCAAGAGGCCTCCTTCGgcctttttcttgttctgttctgAGTATCGCCCCAAAATCAAAGGAGAGCGTCCCGGCCTATCCATTGGCGATGTTGCAAAGAAACTGGGAGAGATGTGGAACAACACTGCTGCAGATGATAAGCAGCCTTATGAAAAGAAGGCGGctaaactgaaggaaaaatatgaaaaggataTTGCTGCATACCGAGCTAAAGGAAAGCCTGATGCAGCAAAAAAGGGAGTTGTCAAGGctgaaataagcaagaaaaagaaggaagaggaggaagacgaCGAGGATGAAGAGgatgagaaggaagaggaagatgaagaagatgaagaggaagaggaagatgatgatgatgaataa